Proteins co-encoded in one Dama dama isolate Ldn47 chromosome 2, ASM3311817v1, whole genome shotgun sequence genomic window:
- the LOC133066926 gene encoding olfactory receptor 8B3-like: MAPGNYSFVTKFILLGLTDQPDLQLPLFFLFLGMYMVTVLGNLGLIILIALNSHLHTPMYFFLFNLSFIDLCYSSVFTPKMLINFISKKNIISYMGCMTQLYFFCFFVISEIYVLISMAYDCYVAICKPLLYHAAMSPKVCSSFMLASYLMAFSGAMAHTGCMLRLTFCDANTINHYFCDVHPLLQLSCTSTYVNELVVFIVVGINIIVPSFKIFVSYGLILTNILQIRSTEGRSKALSTCISHIIAISLFFGSCAFMYLKPSSAGSMDEEKVSSVFYTNVVAMMNPLIYSLRNKDVKTALRKTLSRR, from the coding sequence ATGGCTCCTGGAAATTACTCCTTTGTGACTAAATTTATTCTGTTAGGATTAACAGACCAACCCGATCTCCAACTCCCTCTATTCTTCCTGTTTCTAGGAATGTATATGGTCACTGTATTGGGAAATTTGGGATTGATAATCCTAATTGCACTGAATTCACAcctgcacacccccatgtactttttcctctttaactTGTCCTTCATAGATCTCTGTTATTCTTCTGTGTTTACACCCAAAATGCTGATTAACTTCATATCAAAGAAGAATATTATCTCTTACATGGGGTGCATGACTCAGCTCtacttcttctgtttttttgtcaTTTCTGAAATCTATGTGCTGATTTCAATGGCCTATGactgctatgtggccatctgtaagccacTCTTGTATCATGCTGCCATGTCCCCTAAAGTGTGTTCCAGCTTTATGCTTGCTTCCTACTTGATGGCATTTTCTGGTGCCATGGCTCACACTGGATGCATGCTGAGACTGACCTTCTGTGATGCAAACACTATTAACCATTATTTCTGTGATGTCCACCCTCTGCTCCAGCTCTCCTGCACAAGTACCTATGTCAATGAGCTTGTAGTTTTCATTGTGGTGGGCATCAACATCATTGTGCCCAGTTTCAAAATCTTTGTCTCTTACGGTCTCATCCTCACCAACATCCTCCAAATCAGGTCCACAGAGGGCAGGTCCAAAGCCCTAAGCACCTGCATTTCCCACATCATTGCTATTTCTCTGTTCTTTGGATCATGTGCATTTATGTATCTCAAACCATCTTCTGCTGGGTCTATGGATGAGGAAAAAGTCTCTTCTGTCTTTTATACCAATGTGGTTGCCATGATGAACCCCTTGATCTATAGCTTGAGaaataaagatgtgaaaactgcTCTGAGAAAAACTCTGAGCAGGAGATAA
- the LOC133066948 gene encoding olfactory receptor 8B8-like has protein sequence MSIERMTPGNDSFVTEFILLGLTDQPDLQLPLFFFFLGMYMVTVLGNLGLILLIALNSHLHTPMYFFLFNLSSIDLCYSSVFTPKMLINFVSKKNIISYMGCMTQLYFYCFFVISECYLLTSMAYDRYVAICKPLLYNVIMSPKVCSSLMLGSYLMAFSGAMAHTGCMLRLTFCDANTINHYFCDILPLLQLSCTSTYINELEMFIVAGINIIVPSFTIFVSYGLILSNILRVKSREGRSKAFNTCSSHIITVSLSFGSGAFMYLKPSSAVSMDEGKISSVFYTNTVPFLNPLIYSMRNKDVKHALRKTLTRRQF, from the exons atgtccatcga AAGAATGACTCCTGGaaatgactcttttgtgactgaaTTCATTCTGTTGGGATTAACAGACCAACCAGATCTCCAACTCCCtctattcttcttttttctaGGAATGTACATGGTCACTGTATTGGGAAATTTGGGATTGATACTCCTAATTGCACTGAATTCACAcctgcacacccccatgtactttttcctctttaactTGTCCTCTATAGACCTCTGTTATTCTTCTGTGTTTACACCAAAAATGCTAATTAATTTTGTATCAAAGAAGAATATTATTTCTTATATGGGGTGCATGACTCAGCTCtacttttactgtttttttgtCATTTCTGAATGCTATCTGCTGACAtcaatggcctatgaccgctatgtggccatctgtaagccacTTTTGTATAATGTTATCATGTCCCCTAAAGTGTGTTCCAGCCTTATGCTTGGTTCATACTTGATGGCATTTTCTGGTGCCATGGCTCACACTGGATGCATGCTGAGACTGACCTTCTGTGATGCAAACACCATCAACCACTACTTCTGTGATATCCTCCCTCTGCTCCAGCTCTCCTGCACAAGTACTTATATCAATGAATTGGAAATGTTCATTGTGGCAGGCATCAACATCATTGTGCCCAGTTTCACAATCTTTGTCTCTTATGGTCTCATCCTCTCTAACATCCTCCGTGTCAAGTCCAGGGAGGGCAGATCCAAAGCCTTCAACACCTGCAGTTCCCACATCATTACTGTTTCTCTGTCCTTTGGATCAGGGGCATTTATGTATCTCAAACCATCTTCTGCTGTGTCTATGGATGAGGGTAAAATCTCTTCTGTCTTTTATACCAACACTGTTCCCTTCCTCAATCCATTAATTTACAGCATGAGGAACAAAGATGTCAAACATGCTCTGAGAAAAACCCTGACAAGGAGACAGTTTTGA